A genomic region of Thermodesulfobium narugense DSM 14796 contains the following coding sequences:
- a CDS encoding DUF5693 family protein, translating to MTNRKLFLFAGLFMLSISALFSFIVSSIRSDVEIKADKHISIVIDYEGFRDLAELADYPFDKFLTELRKEGVTAVALKESNLKSLVERGEVFLVHPDEKSIKNGIIWVAEFRNPKLAKEVFDKLTNKYNSLLKKTYLKGTSVYSSDEDLPSLYFGFLNQEIDFCKKLGFDIVLRPINDYRFYSNKEDFERWVNQYPKNIWMIIFGEREVLGYPKFINIYAKILEENNIRFGYVEFAKQKGIDELARMIPYQVLRVHAITNNEIPGANIIYSDSRFESGKKIKYSDAIPRWGRAIKERNIKVLYVNPWGEPLKGNLIDTNLEYIKNIVQEIKLQGFVPGRALWNAHDEFYFKPVRLVWIFGIFFSLGCLLLLMFSVNLDTRRILIFSSTLLMINILLFIFGKFNFIAWETALMSSTFPPIYLYNKIRSSNWIPFLLNFIMVFSISILGALLTNNIYLSATSVIGINIFPLIKLLLVLPILLLGLRIFFRTINVKEYINELTKPMRRVEFVALIAFLIILAIYVLRSGNQNPIGLLPDEEHIRIFLEKILFVRPRFKELIGYSMLIFSFYLYRLKNINFFKFFFLISSVAFISLTDTFLHIHIPLYISIIRSLEGLFFGSILGFVFCFALFILLKLYKTRFDT from the coding sequence ATGACTAATAGAAAACTTTTCTTGTTTGCAGGGCTCTTTATGCTTTCTATTTCTGCTTTATTTTCTTTTATTGTTTCTTCGATTAGGTCTGATGTAGAAATAAAAGCTGATAAACATATATCTATTGTAATTGATTATGAGGGATTTAGAGATTTAGCTGAATTAGCAGATTATCCTTTTGATAAGTTTTTAACCGAGTTAAGAAAAGAGGGGGTTACTGCTGTTGCTCTTAAAGAATCCAACCTCAAATCTTTGGTTGAGAGAGGAGAAGTTTTTCTAGTTCACCCAGACGAAAAGTCAATTAAAAATGGAATAATATGGGTAGCTGAGTTTAGAAATCCTAAACTTGCTAAAGAAGTATTTGATAAATTAACAAACAAATACAACAGTCTTCTTAAAAAAACTTATTTGAAGGGAACTTCTGTATATTCTTCTGACGAAGATTTGCCATCTTTGTACTTTGGTTTTCTTAATCAAGAGATAGATTTTTGTAAGAAGTTAGGTTTTGATATTGTATTAAGACCAATAAATGATTATCGTTTCTATTCAAACAAAGAAGATTTTGAAAGATGGGTTAATCAGTATCCTAAAAATATTTGGATGATAATTTTTGGTGAAAGAGAAGTATTGGGATATCCAAAATTTATTAATATTTATGCTAAGATTTTGGAAGAAAATAATATACGCTTTGGTTATGTTGAATTTGCTAAACAAAAGGGTATTGATGAGTTGGCAAGAATGATCCCATATCAAGTGCTGAGAGTTCATGCGATTACAAACAATGAAATACCTGGTGCTAACATCATTTATTCAGATTCCAGGTTTGAATCAGGCAAAAAGATAAAATATTCAGATGCTATCCCTCGCTGGGGGAGAGCTATTAAAGAAAGAAATATAAAAGTATTATATGTTAATCCTTGGGGAGAACCATTGAAGGGCAATCTTATCGATACGAACTTAGAATACATAAAAAATATTGTTCAAGAAATAAAGCTTCAAGGGTTTGTACCTGGCAGAGCCCTTTGGAATGCGCATGACGAGTTTTATTTTAAACCAGTAAGGCTTGTATGGATCTTTGGTATATTTTTCAGTTTGGGATGTCTTTTGCTTTTGATGTTTTCCGTTAATTTAGATACTAGAAGGATATTAATTTTTTCATCTACTCTTTTGATGATAAATATTTTGTTATTTATTTTCGGTAAATTTAACTTTATAGCGTGGGAAACTGCTTTGATGAGTTCTACTTTCCCGCCAATATATTTATACAATAAAATCAGGTCTTCTAACTGGATACCATTTCTGCTCAATTTTATAATGGTATTTTCAATTTCAATTTTGGGAGCTTTGTTAACAAACAATATCTATTTGTCTGCTACTTCTGTTATTGGAATTAATATTTTTCCTCTGATTAAACTACTTTTGGTTTTGCCAATATTACTTTTAGGCTTAAGAATATTTTTTAGAACTATCAACGTTAAAGAATACATTAACGAGCTTACGAAACCAATGAGAAGAGTAGAATTTGTGGCATTGATAGCTTTTTTGATAATTTTAGCAATATATGTTCTAAGATCTGGGAATCAAAACCCAATTGGTTTGTTACCTGATGAAGAGCATATAAGAATCTTTTTAGAAAAGATTCTTTTTGTAAGGCCTAGATTTAAAGAATTGATAGGGTACTCTATGCTTATATTTTCGTTCTATTTGTATAGATTAAAAAATATTAATTTCTTTAAATTTTTCTTTTTGATTTCGTCTGTGGCATTTATATCATTAACTGACACATTTTTACATATTCACATTCCATTATATATTAGTATAATTAGAAGTTTGGAAGGACTCTTTTTTGGGTCGATCTTGGGATTTGTTTTTTGCTTTGCACTTTTTATCTTATTAAAATTATATAAAACGAGGTTTGATACATGA